A window from Vicia villosa cultivar HV-30 ecotype Madison, WI unplaced genomic scaffold, Vvil1.0 ctg.001263F_1_1, whole genome shotgun sequence encodes these proteins:
- the LOC131634248 gene encoding pectate lyase-like, whose product MGRSLDIFLFILCLAIITPTLNANILESSEYWKEQRPEFDSYWQERAKIAKQDNHAAYFPDPYAVSGNFTASISEIIAGKSTRRNLKGGKGGKCLATNPIDRCWRCDPNWANNRQKLADCVQGFGRNTRGGKGGPIYVVTDPSDTELLNPRPGTLRHAVTRNGSLWITFARSMMITLQQELIMTSDKTIDGRGVDVYIANGAGITIQFIKNVIIHEIKIYNIQVREGGMIIDSESHYGIRTRSDGDGISIFGSSNIWIDHVSMRNCTDGLIDAIMGSTAITISNGHFTDHNEVMLFGASDSYTDDKIMQITLAFNHFGKRLVQRMPRARFGFVHCVNNDYTHWEMYAIGGSSNPTLISEGNRFIGPENKFVGKDQINAKEVTKREYTEEKIWTSWQWRSINDEFLNGAYFVNSGPELKNRPFSRKDMITAKPGSYVGRLTRYSGILGCRVGQPC is encoded by the exons atggggAGGTCACTagacatttttctttttattctttgtTTAGCAATCATCACTCCTACCTTGAATGCCAATATATTAGAGAGCAGTGAGTATTGGAAAGAACAACGACCTGAGTTTGATTCATATTGGCAGGAAAGGGCTAAAATTGCAAAACAAGATAATCATGCAGCTTATTTTCCTGATCCTTATGCAGTCTCTGGAAATTTTACAGCATCTATCTCCGA AATCATAGCTGGAAAGAGCACAAGAAGGAACTTAAAGGGAGGAAAAGGAGGAAAATGTTTGGCCACAAACCCCATTGACAGGTGCTGGAGGTGTGACCCAAATTGGGCTAACAATCGCCAGAAGCTAGCCGACTGTGTCCAAGGCTTCGGCAGAAATACCCGTGGAGGTAAAGGTGGTCCAATCTACGTTGTCACCGATCCCTCCGACACCGAATTGTTGAACCCAAGACCCGGCACTCTTCGTCACGCGGTCACCCGTAACGGTTCCCTTTGGATCACATTCGCTCGGAGCATGATGATCACACTCCAACAAGAGCTTATCATGACAAGCGACAAGACCATTGATGGTAGAGGAGTTGATGTTTACATTGCCAATGGAGCCGGAATTACTATCCAATTTATTAAGAATGTTATCATCCATGAAATCAAGATTTACAACATTCAAGTCCGTGAAGGCGGCATGATTATAGATTCTGAGAGCCATTATGGTATCAGGACTAGGAGTGATGGTGATGGTATTTCCATCTTTGGTTCTAGTAATATTTGGATTGATCATGTTTCGATGAGAAATTGTACTGATGGTTTGATCGACGCGATCATGGGTTCGACTGCTATTACCATCTCGAACGGCCATTTCACCGACCACAACGAGGTGATGCTTTTCGGTGCTAGTGACTCGTACACCGACGACAAAATCATGCAAATCACATTGGCATTCAACCACTTTGGAAAGAGATTAGTCCAAAGAATGCCAAGAGCAAGATTCGGTTTTGTCCATTGTGTTAACAATGACTACACTCATTGGGAAATGTATGCCATTGGTGGTAGCAGTAACCCTACCCTTATTAGTGAAGGTAACAGATTCATTGGCCCTGAAAACAAATTTGTAGGCAAGGACCAAATCAATGCTAAAGAGGTAACAAAGAGAGAATACACAGAAGAAAAAATATGGACAAGTTGGCAATGGAGATCGATCAACGACGAGTTTTTGAACGGAGCATACTTTGTAAACTCCGGACCGGAGCTAAAGAACAGACCGTTTTCAAGGAAAGACAT